From the genome of Desulfovibrio gilichinskyi, one region includes:
- a CDS encoding ABC transporter substrate-binding protein, whose amino-acid sequence MDSFSNMKLPRVLFILIFLCLFLCSCSEDPIRIGFSGSLKGKYSDLGVQGRNGVTLAVEDINRNGGINGRKLELLIRDDENTSEGAVKADRELIKAGVSVIFGHMTSSQSLAAIKEIKENEVIFISPTTSTNLIQGINDNFFRVIPTLTNLSQSLAEYAVKTLGKKRVAVLWDRSNKPFAEPYKDTFVEFFTKNGGKIVGEVDFSSYSGPVDWKTIMDKLKKLNPDSIIAVTAARDLAVFAQHSKLDKTGWTILSSMWGYTKELIQTGGKSVEGVIFSVHFAEDISNHDYENFKQSFIARFGWPPNFAAAFGYESVMVFAEAVKRNDGSTKGLAKVLPSITFKKSIVGPFRIDEFGDVEGTKHIVEVRNGTFVSVSRGKK is encoded by the coding sequence ATGGACAGTTTTAGCAATATGAAGTTGCCAAGAGTTCTCTTTATTTTGATTTTTCTTTGCCTATTCTTATGTTCATGCTCGGAAGATCCTATCCGAATAGGTTTTTCCGGCTCTTTAAAAGGAAAATACTCCGATTTGGGCGTTCAAGGTAGAAACGGTGTAACTCTTGCCGTTGAAGATATTAATAGAAACGGAGGAATTAACGGACGTAAACTGGAACTCCTTATCCGAGATGATGAAAACACCAGCGAAGGTGCTGTTAAAGCGGACCGCGAGCTCATCAAAGCCGGAGTTTCAGTAATTTTCGGTCACATGACCAGTAGTCAATCCTTAGCCGCCATTAAAGAAATCAAAGAAAATGAAGTTATATTTATTTCGCCCACTACCTCTACCAACCTAATACAAGGTATAAACGATAATTTTTTCAGAGTAATCCCGACTCTCACTAATTTATCCCAGAGTCTTGCTGAATACGCTGTTAAAACACTTGGTAAAAAAAGAGTAGCCGTTCTCTGGGACCGCTCAAACAAACCTTTTGCTGAACCTTATAAGGATACTTTTGTCGAATTTTTTACTAAAAATGGAGGCAAAATTGTAGGGGAAGTAGATTTCAGTTCATATAGCGGCCCTGTAGACTGGAAAACAATAATGGATAAGCTGAAAAAGCTAAACCCGGATTCTATTATAGCAGTAACTGCTGCCCGAGATTTAGCCGTTTTTGCTCAGCACTCAAAACTAGATAAGACAGGATGGACAATTCTCAGCAGCATGTGGGGTTACACTAAAGAACTTATCCAGACAGGTGGAAAAAGTGTAGAAGGAGTTATTTTTTCAGTTCATTTTGCTGAAGATATTAGCAACCATGACTATGAAAATTTTAAACAGAGCTTTATAGCAAGATTCGGCTGGCCTCCAAATTTTGCGGCTGCGTTCGGTTACGAATCAGTTATGGTTTTTGCAGAAGCCGTCAAAAGAAACGACGGCAGTACTAAAGGATTAGCCAAAGTTCTCCCCAGCATAACTTTTAAAAAAAGTATAGTCGGCCCATTCAGGATTGATGAATTTGGAGATGTTGAAGGAACAAAGCATATTGTAGAAGTTAGAAATGGTACATTTGTCAGTGTTTCCAGAGGCAAAAAATGA
- a CDS encoding uridine kinase: MGKLIKEDEEKGRLHIETSLLGESLVGKGCMRRTESDEYFRMQPEVNILKIGGQSIMDRGAKALLPILDELVKAKEEHKILLMTGGGTRARHVYNIGIDLGMPTGVLSKLGDKVSWQNAEMLSVLLAKHGGVKIGHGDHLEQLNMFCQLGYLPITTGIPPYGFFEHPAEVGSIPPHRTDSGAFLLGENIGAKSVIYLKDEKGLYEDDPKKAKDRETLKFYDRIHVDELIAMDLDDLIVERAVLTFLKNAKTLKQFQVIDVLRHPEDIHAALRGEHVGTIVYK; the protein is encoded by the coding sequence ATGGGTAAATTGATCAAAGAAGATGAAGAAAAAGGGCGTTTGCACATAGAAACAAGTTTGCTGGGCGAATCCTTGGTAGGTAAGGGATGTATGCGGCGGACTGAGAGTGATGAGTATTTTCGTATGCAGCCGGAGGTTAATATCCTGAAAATCGGCGGGCAGTCCATTATGGACCGCGGTGCAAAAGCTTTGCTGCCTATTCTTGATGAATTAGTTAAGGCAAAGGAAGAGCATAAGATTTTGCTTATGACCGGAGGCGGAACCAGGGCCAGACATGTATATAATATAGGTATTGATTTGGGGATGCCTACAGGTGTGCTCTCAAAACTCGGTGATAAAGTCTCTTGGCAGAATGCAGAGATGCTTTCTGTTTTGCTTGCTAAACATGGCGGGGTTAAAATCGGTCACGGCGATCACCTTGAGCAGCTGAACATGTTTTGCCAGCTTGGATATTTACCGATTACCACAGGTATTCCTCCATATGGTTTCTTTGAACATCCTGCAGAAGTAGGGTCTATTCCGCCGCATCGGACTGATTCCGGAGCCTTTTTGCTCGGTGAAAATATCGGTGCTAAGTCTGTAATTTATCTGAAAGATGAAAAGGGGTTATATGAGGATGATCCTAAGAAGGCGAAAGACCGCGAAACCCTCAAGTTTTATGATAGAATTCATGTAGATGAATTGATCGCAATGGATCTTGATGATTTGATTGTCGAGAGGGCGGTTCTGACGTTTCTTAAAAATGCTAAAACTTTGAAACAATTTCAGGTCATTGATGTGCTCCGTCATCCAGAAGATATTCACGCAGCTCTTCGCGGTGAGCATGTGGGAACAATTGTTTACAAATAA
- a CDS encoding helix-turn-helix transcriptional regulator — MSKKVGGEKPQRYVQPSLLMALKSGSSYGYQLIQTIGEYGFMREDVPPGMIYRHLRQMDEEGVVESKWDSQGDGPAKRIYSITAEGLEILEAWILHMERQRNALDSFIQRYKGQ; from the coding sequence ATGTCAAAAAAAGTTGGCGGGGAAAAACCCCAGCGTTATGTGCAGCCGTCGTTACTTATGGCTCTAAAGTCAGGATCTTCGTACGGATATCAGTTAATTCAGACTATTGGCGAGTACGGGTTTATGCGTGAAGACGTGCCGCCCGGAATGATTTATCGGCATTTGCGGCAAATGGATGAGGAAGGCGTTGTTGAATCTAAATGGGATTCACAAGGTGATGGCCCGGCCAAAAGAATTTATTCCATAACCGCAGAAGGTCTGGAGATACTAGAAGCCTGGATTCTTCATATGGAACGTCAGCGCAATGCGCTGGACAGTTTTATCCAGCGCTATAAGGGGCAGTAG
- the dgcN gene encoding N-acetyltransferase DgcN: MFEAPYLLFLGEAPDGLTAKMAQGIYDWRPESVAGQFRMEGCKADLGIKDLTIKDAVAAGVKTLVVGVVNRGGIISESWKSVLIEALEAGMDIACGLHNLLRDEPDLAKAAADNGRTLYDVRIPTVKYPVANGKKRTGKRCLAVGTDCSVGKMYTALAMDREMKKRGLRSTFRATGQTGILIEGSGVPLDAVVADFMAGAVEWLTPDNDADHWDMIEGQGSLFHASYSGVTMALVHGGQPDALILCHEPTRKHMRGLPDYQQPSLEDLRDVALRLAQVVNPACKVAAISINTQHMDEASALKYLEEVEKRMGIPTVDPFRQGAARLVEALV; encoded by the coding sequence ATGTTTGAAGCACCTTATTTACTTTTTCTCGGAGAGGCTCCTGACGGACTGACTGCAAAAATGGCGCAGGGGATTTATGACTGGAGACCTGAATCTGTTGCCGGACAGTTTCGCATGGAAGGCTGCAAAGCAGATCTTGGAATTAAAGATTTAACAATTAAAGATGCTGTTGCCGCCGGAGTAAAAACTCTTGTTGTCGGAGTTGTAAATCGCGGCGGAATTATTTCCGAAAGCTGGAAATCTGTTCTCATAGAAGCTCTTGAAGCGGGAATGGATATTGCCTGTGGTTTGCACAATCTGCTTCGTGATGAACCTGATCTTGCCAAGGCCGCTGCCGATAACGGCAGAACATTATATGATGTACGTATTCCTACAGTTAAATACCCTGTAGCAAACGGAAAAAAACGTACCGGTAAAAGATGCCTTGCTGTCGGAACTGACTGTTCTGTCGGTAAAATGTACACAGCTCTTGCTATGGACCGCGAAATGAAAAAACGCGGCCTTAGGTCAACTTTTCGCGCTACAGGCCAGACCGGTATTCTTATTGAAGGCAGCGGCGTTCCTCTTGATGCAGTTGTTGCCGACTTTATGGCAGGCGCAGTTGAATGGCTCACTCCTGACAACGATGCCGACCACTGGGATATGATTGAAGGACAGGGCAGCTTGTTCCACGCTTCTTATTCCGGAGTAACCATGGCTCTTGTTCATGGCGGACAGCCTGATGCTTTGATTCTTTGTCATGAACCTACCCGTAAACATATGCGCGGCCTGCCTGATTATCAGCAGCCTTCACTTGAAGATCTTCGCGATGTTGCACTTAGACTTGCTCAGGTTGTTAACCCAGCATGTAAAGTTGCTGCTATTTCAATAAATACTCAGCATATGGATGAAGCTTCCGCTCTCAAATATTTGGAAGAAGTCGAAAAGAGAATGGGAATCCCTACTGTTGATCCTTTCCGTCAGGGTGCAGCTCGTCTTGTCGAGGCTCTTGTATGA
- the dgcA gene encoding N-acetyl-D-Glu racemase DgcA, whose translation MIISAKREVFPLAKVFTISRGSRTEAVVVRVEIEQDGYKGQGECVPYARYDETVESVIGQIESLELPVTREALQHALPAGAARNAVDCALWDLEAKMKNTAVWQLAGLDVPGPEITAYTLSLDTPDNMQDQAAENAHRPLLKVKLGGKGDIARIEAVRRGAPDSRIIIDANEGWTPEIYAEMAPVLVRLGVEMVEQPLPAGDDDALLHMDRVLPVCADESCHERSSLSGLKGKYDMINIKLDKTGGLTEALALRKQAADEGYQVMVGCMVGSSLAMAPAMLVAQGAAVVDLDGPLLLAEDREYGLLYDEKGAHPPVSDLWG comes from the coding sequence ATGATAATCTCGGCTAAGAGAGAAGTCTTTCCACTGGCGAAGGTGTTTACCATTTCCCGTGGTTCGCGCACTGAGGCTGTGGTCGTCCGTGTTGAGATTGAGCAGGACGGCTATAAAGGGCAGGGGGAATGCGTTCCTTATGCCCGTTATGACGAAACTGTTGAAAGTGTGATCGGACAGATTGAAAGTCTGGAACTGCCTGTCACCCGTGAAGCTCTGCAACATGCTCTGCCTGCCGGTGCTGCACGCAATGCGGTTGACTGTGCCCTTTGGGATCTCGAAGCCAAGATGAAAAATACAGCTGTCTGGCAACTTGCCGGACTTGATGTTCCCGGTCCCGAAATCACAGCTTACACTTTGTCTCTTGATACACCGGATAATATGCAGGATCAGGCCGCTGAGAACGCACATCGCCCGCTTTTGAAAGTGAAGCTCGGCGGTAAAGGCGATATCGCACGCATTGAAGCCGTGCGTAGAGGTGCTCCTGATTCCCGTATCATTATTGATGCAAATGAAGGCTGGACTCCTGAAATCTACGCTGAAATGGCCCCTGTTCTTGTCCGTCTCGGGGTCGAGATGGTCGAGCAGCCTTTGCCTGCCGGTGATGATGATGCTTTGCTTCATATGGACCGTGTACTCCCGGTCTGCGCTGACGAATCGTGCCATGAACGCAGTTCTTTGTCCGGCCTTAAGGGCAAGTATGACATGATCAATATTAAGCTGGACAAAACCGGCGGACTTACCGAAGCTCTCGCCCTGAGAAAACAGGCCGCAGACGAAGGGTATCAAGTTATGGTCGGTTGCATGGTCGGATCATCGCTTGCGATGGCTCCTGCAATGCTGGTCGCTCAAGGTGCGGCTGTAGTTGATCTTGACGGTCCATTGCTGCTTGCTGAAGATCGTGAGTATGGATTGCTTTATGATGAAAAAGGTGCACATCCCCCAGTCAGTGATTTGTGGGGATAG
- a CDS encoding D-amino-acid transaminase, translating into MSRIVYVNGAYVPEEEATVSIFDRGFLFADAVYEVCAILDGKICEFEGHVERLIRSLGELDMGMPVSKEELLEIHRELIKRNNVEQGAIYLQITRGTADRDFVYKKDMKQTLVMFTQAKGLTEEKAGIRVVSAPDIRWGRRDIKTVQLLASSMCKTMAKAAGKDDAWLVQDGFVTEGSSSNAYIVTKDGKIVTRNLSTSILHGITRKAILRLAAELDMEIEERPFTIAEAQDAAEAFFTAATAFVYPVIEIDGVELNGGKPGPVAKRLNEVYIEESRKSYI; encoded by the coding sequence ATGAGTCGTATTGTTTATGTTAATGGTGCTTATGTTCCTGAAGAAGAAGCAACCGTTTCTATTTTTGACCGTGGATTTCTTTTTGCAGATGCTGTTTACGAAGTGTGTGCAATTCTTGATGGTAAAATTTGTGAATTTGAAGGTCATGTTGAAAGATTGATTCGCTCTCTCGGGGAATTAGATATGGGAATGCCTGTAAGCAAAGAAGAATTGCTTGAGATTCACCGTGAACTTATCAAGAGAAACAACGTTGAACAGGGCGCGATCTATCTTCAGATTACTCGCGGTACTGCCGACCGTGATTTTGTCTACAAGAAAGATATGAAGCAGACTTTGGTAATGTTTACTCAGGCAAAAGGCCTGACTGAAGAGAAAGCCGGAATCCGTGTAGTTTCCGCTCCTGATATCCGCTGGGGTAGAAGGGACATTAAAACTGTACAGCTTCTAGCTTCATCCATGTGTAAAACCATGGCAAAGGCTGCCGGCAAAGATGACGCTTGGTTGGTTCAGGACGGTTTCGTTACTGAAGGATCTTCAAGTAATGCTTACATTGTCACCAAAGACGGTAAAATCGTTACTCGTAATCTCTCCACCTCTATTCTGCACGGAATTACCCGCAAGGCCATTCTCAGACTTGCGGCTGAACTTGATATGGAAATTGAAGAACGTCCGTTCACTATTGCTGAAGCTCAGGACGCAGCAGAAGCTTTCTTCACTGCGGCAACAGCTTTTGTTTACCCCGTCATCGAAATTGACGGTGTTGAACTTAACGGTGGTAAACCTGGTCCTGTCGCAAAACGTTTAAATGAAGTTTATATCGAAGAAAGCAGAAAATCTTATATCTAA
- a CDS encoding TetR/AcrR family transcriptional regulator, with amino-acid sequence MKEYSEKETRILNAAAEMFTSHPFHKVLLSDVAGAASVGKGTLYLYFKNKEELYFAVIFREFSILVEKLTKKIKQGNLSPVEQLTTIIKCLTKRLFAKATNVELLGTFVSCPKNEEWQEKRVELWTLIESVIVQGVEQGEFEDSNPRLTAQYIPGFIRSVSLFRPENIDCETIQKHACEFVLKGIKKGK; translated from the coding sequence GTGAAGGAATATTCCGAAAAAGAAACGCGAATTCTTAATGCAGCAGCAGAAATGTTTACGTCCCACCCTTTTCACAAAGTGTTGTTAAGTGATGTTGCCGGAGCTGCGTCAGTAGGCAAAGGAACTCTATATTTATATTTCAAAAATAAGGAAGAGCTTTATTTTGCTGTTATATTCAGAGAATTTTCAATTCTTGTTGAAAAACTTACTAAAAAAATTAAACAGGGAAATTTAAGTCCTGTTGAACAGTTAACTACGATTATTAAATGCTTGACGAAACGCTTGTTTGCCAAGGCCACCAATGTTGAACTTTTGGGGACTTTTGTTTCATGTCCTAAGAACGAGGAGTGGCAGGAAAAGAGAGTTGAACTTTGGACACTAATTGAATCGGTTATTGTACAGGGAGTTGAGCAGGGCGAGTTCGAAGATTCAAATCCAAGACTTACGGCTCAATATATTCCGGGTTTCATTCGTTCAGTAAGTCTTTTCCGTCCTGAAAATATAGATTGCGAAACAATTCAAAAACATGCGTGTGAGTTTGTTCTTAAAGGTATCAAAAAAGGAAAGTAA
- a CDS encoding HlyD family secretion protein yields MNKDIIESPDEKKTRKKGFKGNIRKTALISIVMLILSGVVIYPFYKHAMTHESTDDAFVETHVVAISPRVSGHVAKVLVSDNQQIKKGAVIAEIDPRDYQVALDIATARLESAKASLNESDALVISAQQELAQKKAELISQTAGLSKTKSEVAEAKAGYSRDESDLGRMQTIAKAGAVSLQEFDHAKAQERMSRANLNSAKFSIATQSAKVLQAKAVIEAAQGKLQQAYAQIDMRKAKLREAQAAVEQAKLNLSYTNVVAPCSGYITKKAIEAGNYVMAGQNILSIVSPEVWIIANFKETQIMNMRAGQDVDIEVDSYPGIEFKGHVDSIQRGTGSRFTLLPAENAVGNFIKVVQRVPVKITLDSSAFEAGYNLAPGMSVVPSVNVSSDGSDKKVSVALSDKLEQ; encoded by the coding sequence ATGAATAAAGATATAATAGAATCACCAGATGAAAAAAAGACCCGTAAAAAAGGGTTTAAAGGAAATATTCGCAAAACCGCTCTGATCAGTATCGTGATGCTCATTCTTTCAGGGGTAGTAATCTATCCGTTTTATAAGCATGCAATGACTCATGAATCCACTGATGATGCGTTTGTTGAAACTCATGTTGTCGCTATCAGTCCTAGAGTTTCAGGACATGTTGCCAAGGTACTTGTTTCTGACAATCAGCAGATAAAAAAAGGTGCTGTTATCGCGGAGATTGATCCCAGAGATTATCAGGTCGCATTGGATATTGCCACTGCCCGTTTGGAATCAGCCAAAGCTTCACTGAATGAGTCCGATGCTCTTGTTATTTCGGCTCAGCAGGAACTGGCACAGAAAAAAGCTGAGTTGATTTCACAGACCGCAGGGCTTTCAAAAACTAAATCCGAAGTTGCCGAGGCTAAAGCCGGATATTCCCGTGATGAGAGTGATTTAGGAAGGATGCAGACAATAGCTAAAGCCGGAGCTGTCAGTCTTCAGGAATTCGATCATGCAAAAGCTCAGGAAAGAATGTCCCGCGCAAATCTTAACTCGGCCAAGTTCAGTATCGCTACTCAGTCGGCTAAAGTTTTACAGGCCAAAGCTGTTATAGAAGCCGCTCAGGGAAAATTGCAGCAGGCTTACGCACAGATAGATATGCGCAAAGCTAAACTTCGCGAGGCTCAGGCCGCTGTTGAGCAGGCTAAACTTAATTTGTCATATACAAACGTAGTCGCTCCTTGTTCCGGTTACATAACCAAGAAAGCTATTGAGGCAGGAAACTATGTTATGGCAGGTCAAAATATACTCAGCATAGTCAGTCCTGAAGTTTGGATCATAGCAAACTTTAAAGAAACACAAATTATGAATATGCGCGCGGGGCAGGATGTTGATATTGAAGTTGATTCATACCCCGGGATTGAATTTAAAGGCCATGTTGATTCAATTCAGCGCGGAACAGGATCTCGCTTCACGCTTCTGCCGGCTGAGAATGCAGTAGGTAACTTTATTAAAGTTGTTCAGCGTGTCCCTGTAAAAATCACACTTGATTCTTCCGCTTTTGAAGCAGGGTATAACCTCGCGCCGGGTATGTCTGTAGTTCCAAGTGTTAATGTTTCTTCTGACGGTTCTGATAAAAAAGTATCTGTTGCCTTATCAGATAAGCTGGAGCAGTAA